In Thalassotalea fonticola, a single genomic region encodes these proteins:
- a CDS encoding transporter: MNIFNLSKTALILLPLLTSASFSSLANPHQHHHMPDENGDMTIPASKTPISIMGDHLHHKGGWMASYRYMTMEMKGLQTGTHDTSTTDALQDYSMVPDEMTMNMHMLGLMYAPTDNITLMLMANFIDQEMTSLMQSMPMENNMDTGMDSGMNMTEMPMMTHSMEMESDGLADISISALINGFNGDNYRSHFTLGVRLPTGDIDQTRINMMGEEVLMGYPMQLGTDTMNILAGYTYVYDEGNWQLGTQINYETAIEENDADYKPGDKLQWHNWVSYGVSESLSLSMRLSYLDKDNYSGHDERLNAMMMPTADPKQRGVSQVDWAIGATYGFTDGLLKNQQVSFEYSQPIEQDFDGTQLKTDWQATLGWQLSF, translated from the coding sequence ATGAACATATTTAATCTTTCCAAAACCGCTTTAATTTTATTACCTTTACTTACTTCTGCTAGCTTTTCGAGTTTGGCCAACCCACATCAGCATCATCATATGCCAGATGAAAATGGCGATATGACCATACCGGCTTCTAAAACCCCAATTTCAATTATGGGCGATCACCTACATCATAAAGGTGGCTGGATGGCATCTTATCGTTACATGACCATGGAAATGAAGGGCCTACAAACAGGCACGCACGACACCAGTACAACTGATGCTTTGCAAGACTATTCTATGGTTCCTGATGAAATGACGATGAATATGCACATGCTTGGCTTAATGTACGCTCCTACTGATAATATAACCCTAATGCTTATGGCAAACTTTATTGACCAAGAGATGACTTCATTGATGCAGTCAATGCCTATGGAAAACAATATGGATACTGGCATGGACAGCGGTATGAATATGACAGAAATGCCGATGATGACGCATTCAATGGAAATGGAAAGTGACGGCTTAGCCGACATATCGATTAGTGCATTAATCAATGGTTTTAATGGTGACAATTACCGCAGCCACTTTACTTTAGGTGTACGTTTGCCAACAGGCGATATTGATCAAACTCGTATCAACATGATGGGCGAAGAAGTTCTAATGGGTTACCCAATGCAGCTAGGTACTGACACCATGAATATTCTTGCTGGCTATACCTATGTTTATGACGAAGGTAACTGGCAATTAGGCACACAAATAAATTATGAAACGGCTATTGAAGAAAACGATGCTGACTATAAGCCAGGCGATAAATTACAATGGCATAATTGGGTAAGTTATGGGGTGAGTGAGTCGTTAAGTTTATCTATGCGTTTAAGTTATTTAGATAAAGACAATTATTCAGGCCACGATGAACGATTAAACGCAATGATGATGCCAACAGCAGATCCAAAACAACGTGGTGTAAGCCAAGTTGATTGGGCAATTGGTGCAACTTATGGTTTTACCGATGGTTTGCTTAAAAATCAGCAGGTTTCATTTGAATATTCTCAACCAATAGAGCAAGACTTTGACGGAACACAACTAAAAACTGACTGGCAAGCAACATTAGGCTGGCAATTGAGTTTTTAA